The Streptomyces armeniacus genomic interval GTTGATCTCGGCCGGGCTGCCCGCGCCCTCGCAGATCACCGCGTCGTGGGTGGCGCGGAGTTCGTCGAGGCAGCCGGTCACCGTCTCCAGCAGGGCGCGGCGGTGGCCGTCGTACGCGCGCGCGGCGTCGATTTCCTCGCCGCTGCCCGTGCTGCCGCTGTCCGTGCCCGCGCCGGTGCCGGTGTCGGCTCGAGTGCCGCCGTCACCCGCGCCGAAGTAGCCGCGGGCGCTCAGCTCGCCGACCGCCTTGCCCATGAGCACCACCTGACTGGTGCGGTCGCCGCCGGGCTTCAGCAGTACGGGATTCATCAGCGCGCTCGGCTCGACGCGCGCCGCCGCGGCCTGCATGGCCTGGGCGCGGCCGATCTCGGCACCGTCCCGGGTGACGTACGAGTTGAGCGACATGTTCTGCGCCTTGAACGGCGCGACCTTCACACCCTGCCGCGCCAGCCAGCGGCAGATCCCGGCCGTGACCACGCTCTTGCCCGCGTCGGACGTGGTGCCCGCGACGAGCAGCCCTCCGGTCATCGGTGCCCCCTCCTCTGGTGTGGTCCGGTCTTCCGGTGTGGTCCGCCTGCCGAGGCGGCCCCGCCGGCAGCGGGCGTCGTACGCGCGGCAAGGGTGACGGCGAGCGCGCACGCGCTGACGCGCCGGGACAGCCGTACGGCGCGCGCGATGTCGCCCGGTACGGGCGTGCGCCCGGGAGCGTTGAGCACCGGACGGTGCTCGATTCGGCCTCCGTACGAGAGCGTTCCGCCCAGCCGTACGCCCAGCGCACCCGCGAACGCGGCTTCCACCGGGCCCGCGTTGGGGCTCGGATGCGCGCGGGCGTCCGTACGCCAGGCAAGTGCCGCGCCGCGCGGGTCCGGCCCGGCCAGCGTGGCGAGGGCCGCCGTCAGCCGGGAGCCCGGCCAGCCGAGCACGTCGTCCAGCCGGGCGGCGGCCCAGCCGAACCGCCGGTACGCGGGCGACTTGTGGCCGACCATCGCGTCCAGCGTGTTCGCCGCACGGAACGCGGCCATCCCCGGCACTCCGGCGACGGCGCCCCAGACGAGGGCGCCCACGACGGCGTCCGAGGTGTTCTCCGCGACGGATTCGACCACCGCGCGCGCGAGTCCGTCGGCGTCCAGCGCGTACGGGTCACGGCCGCACAGGCGGGGCAGGCGGCGGCGGGCTTCGTCGAGGTCGCCCGCCTCGAGTGCGGCGCCCACGGCGGCGGCCTCGCGGGCCAGCGACGTTCCGCCGAGTACGGCCCAGGTGACGGCGGCGGTCAGGACGGCGTGCGGGGCGGAGTGCGGGGCGTGCGGGGAGGACTGGGCGGGCGCGTCCGTGGCGTCCGCCCACCCGCCGCAGGCGTGCGGCGGGTGGGCGTCCGGCCGTCCGTCCGCACGTACGCCCGCCCGCACGCCGCCCCGTACGAGCGCGGTCGCGGCCGCTGCCGCCGCGGTGACGCCGCCGACGCACAGCGCCGTGTGCAGCGCTCCGGCGCCGCGGTGGTCGCGCCACAGCGCGCGTTCGACCCGCCCCGCGGCCCGGCCGAAGGCCGCGACGGGGTGGCCGCGCCGCGGGTCGGCGAGCAGCAGGTCGGTGAGATAGCCGAGGACCGCGCCGTACGTGTGGGCGCGTGCAGTCCGCACCGCTCAGCGCACGGTGGTGGCGGGACGGGACCCGGGCGGCGCCGCGCCGCGTCGGACGCGCGGAGCGGCACGGCGGCGGAGGCGGCTCGTGCCGCGAGAGGTAGCGGAATCAGGACCGGAAAAGCCACGCATGGCGTATGTCCTCACTCAGGGTCCTCGCCCTGGCTCGACGTGACCGGCGGCGAGAGTCTCCTGGCTCCCGGATCGGCGCCTCCCCCGGCCTTCCAGCCCGAACTGTGGGCCGTGACAACTGGGTTGGGGGAGCGCTCCCCGGTGACAGTGGCGGGACCGCGCCGGATTCGCACCGGCTTCCTCTCCTGCCGCCGTTTGGCAACGTTGGGCAGTCCACCACGTGCGCTATCGACCGTCAACTCGGCCTTGACCTGCGACGGGAGAGTGTGAGCAGACACACGGACAGCGGCACGGGCCGCCGCCCGTGCCGCGTGTGCGCGCCGTTCGGACCGCCCCGCGGGCGGTGCGGCCCAGGCCGTCTAGGCCGCGATGAGGTAGATGCCGTACGCCACCGCCGCGGCGCACAGACCGAAGCAGGCGTACGCGCCGGTGCGGGCCAGCACGGTGCTGCCGCCGCCCGACTTGTCCGCGGAGGAGCCGAGGATGCCGAGCGTGAACACTCCCACCAGGGCGACCGTCGCCCCCAGGCTGACGCCGAAGACCTGGCCGAGAGCGGCCCAGTCGATGTCCATAGCTGAGTCCTTCGAGAGAGGCGGGGAGGGGCGTAGCGGTCAGGTGCGGCTGGCGGCCGGTGAACCGGCCGGCTGCGAAGCGGAACCGGAACCGGAAGTGGAACTGGATGCCTGCTGCCGGGGGATGCCGCCATCGGCGGCGCCGGACGGCGCTGCTCCCGAGGTCGCCGCTGCGGCTATGTCCTCGTCGTCGTCGGCCGCGCCGCTCTCGGCCATCGCCACCGCGTGTCCGTCGGCGGCGTGCCCCGAGGGCTCGTCCGCACCGGCGTCCGTACCGGCGTCCGCACGCGCTTCCGTACGGCCCTCCGCGGGATCTTCCGCGGACACCTCGGCACGCTCCTCCGCGTGCGCACCGTCCGCCTGCCGTCCGTCCGTACGCGCGGCCACCGGGGGCGGCGGCGCGACGGACCGCAGGGCCGCGGTGACGATGCCGGCCGGTTCGGCCGCGGCGTCGCTCTGCGGCGCGGCGGTGGGCACCTCGTTGACGTTGGTGTGATCGACCGGTTCGCGCCGCGACGCGAGCCAGATGGCGCCGCAGGCGACGACCGCGGCCACGGCGACCGCCGTCACGCCCCAGTCACCCTGCTCGGCCACGACCGTGGAGAAGGCGGCAACCAGCCCGGCGGCCGGGATGGTCAGCCCCCAGCCGGCCACCATGCGGCCCGCCGTCGACCAGCGCACGATGCCGCCCTTGCGGCCGAGCCCGGAGCCCATGACGGCGCCGGAGCAGACGTGCGTGGTGGAGAGGGAGAAGCCGATGTGCGAGGACGCCAGGATCGTCGCGGCGGCGCTGGTCTGTGCGGCGAAGCCCTGCGGCGGCTGGATGTCGGTGATGCCCTTGCCCATCGTGCGGATGATCCGCCAGCCGCCGAGGTAGGTGCCGAGCGCGATGGCGACACCGGCCGAGACGACGACCCAGAGCGGCGGATCGGCGTCCGCGCCGAGCGCGCCGCCGGAGATCAGGGCGAGGGTGATGACGCCCATGGTCTTCTGCGCGTCGTTCGTGCCGTGCGCGAGGGAGACCAGCGCGGCGGAGGTGATCTGCCCGGCGCGGTAACCCTTCGCGGTCTGCTGCTCGTCGGCGTTGCGCGTCATGCGGTACGACAGCCGGGTCGCGAAGAGCGCGGCCACACCGGCCACGAGCGGGGCGGCGAGCGCCGGGATGAGCACCTTCATGACGACGACTTCGCCGTTGACGGCGCCGAAGCCCACCGAGGCGACGGTGGCGCCGAGGAGACCGCCCATCAGGGCGTGCGACGAACTGGAGGGGAGGCCCGCCAGCCACGTCAGCATGTTCCAGAGGATCGCGCCGACCAGGGCGGCGAAGATCACTTCGGGTTTGATGCCCGAACCTTCGTCGATGAGTCCGGAGGAGATGGTCTTGGCGACCTCGACCGACACGAACGCGCCGATGAGGTTGAGGACCGCCGACATCGCCACCGCTGTCTTGGGTCTGAGTGCCCCGGTGGAGATGGTGGTGGCCATGGCGTTGGCCGTGTCGTGGAAGCCGTTCGTAAAGTCGAACACCAAGGCCGTGACGATCACGATCCCGATGAGAAGCGTGATGTGTTCCATTCACCCAGGCAATCAGTTCGAAGGTAAGTGACGTGGTGAACGTAAAGATCGTGGGTGAACGGGAGATGAACTGAGGCAGGCATCGGGGTGTCACTCCACGAGTCCTCTTGTGAGCACGCGACTACGTACTGTAACAGCTGCTGTTCCAGTGGTTCGGGCTACAGTGCGAGGCCGGAGGTGCGTATGCACGAGGAACAGGCGGAGGCCTGGCAGCAGTTGGTGGACACCGCCCGGAGGACGGTCGACGAGGGCCTCGTGGTGGGCACTTCGGGCAACGTCTCGGTGCGTGTCGGAGACGTCGTCCTGGTGACCCCGACGGGTGTCCCGTACCACCGTCTCGGCCCCGGCGACCTGTGCGCCGTGGACCTCGAAGGCCGTTCGGTGGCCGGGAAGTTGCGCCCGACGAGCGAGCTGCCCATGCACCTCGCCGTCTACCGCGCCTCGGACGCGACCGCCGTGGTGCACACCCACGCGGTGCACGCCACCGCCGTGTCCGCGCTCGTCGACGAACTCCCCGCCGTCCACTACATGACGGCCGCACTCGGCGGCCCCGTGCGCGTCGCGCCGTACGCCACCTACGGCAGCGACGAACTCGCCGCGCAGATGCTCCGTGCCCTCCGCGGACGCAGCGGCTGCCTGCTGCAGAACCACGGCACCATCACGTACGGCGCCGGCCTCGACCAGGCGTACGACCGCACCGCCCAACTGGAGTGGATGTGCCGCGTCTGGCTCACCGCCGCGTCGGTGCCCGGACGCACGCCCAGCCTGCTGTCACCGGAGGAGCTCGACCGCGTGGGCGTCAAACTGCGCGGATACGGGCAGCGGGGGGACTGAACGGCGCCATCCGTACGGGGGTGAACGCGGGCTCCGTACGGAGTCAGTCCGCCGTCCGCAGGGACTGAGATCGGCGTCCGTACGGGCTTCACCGCCGCCGTCCGTACGCGCCGCGCATCACCCGACCACCGTTCGCCACTGGTCGCGGCGCCGCTTGGGGCCGACACTGTGCAGGATGCGCCTGCAGACGACGGCGGCCGTGGCCGCCACCACCGCGCTGGGTGCCGTGGCCGCCGCGGCGGCGGCCGGACGGTACGCCGCCAACGCCGCCCTGCGGCCCGCACGGACACGCCGTGGCCGCCCGCCGGTGCCGGCGGGCTTCGCGGGTCCGCCGCTCACCGTGCACTCGTTCACCCACTGGTCGCCGGGCACGGCCGAAGAGGCGGGCGGCGACGCCCCCGAGGGCAACCCCGGCCCCGGGCACGCGGGCGACGCCGGACGCGCGGGCGACACCGGGCACATCGCGCTCACCCGCTCGTTCACCGCACAGCTCCCCGGCACGTACGGGCTGTCCGGGCGCGGCTGCCACGCCGTCGTCGGACCGGTGCTGGACGAGCCGCCCGAGGACACAGCGGCGGACACGGCCGTACGGCGGCTGGACCGCATCACGTACGGCGACCTGAAGCCCGGTACGAGGGTGCGGCTCACGCCGCTCGTCCACGTGGGCGATCCGCACGAGGCGCTGGGCATCGACCACGTCGAAGTGGACATCCCCGGTGAAAGCGGCGCCCTTCCCGGCTGGTTCGTGCCCGGTCACCGCGACACGTGGGTCATCACCGTGCACGGGCTCGGCGCCACCCTCGACCAGGCGCTGAACGTGCTGCCGTTCCTGCACGGGCAGCAGCTGCCCGTGCTCGCCCTCTCCTATCGCGGCGACCTCGGCGCGCCCAGCCCCTCCAACGGCGTCGGGCACCTCGGCGACTCCGAGTGGCGCGACGTGGACGCCGCCCTCCGCTACGCCGTGCGCTACGGCGCCGACCGCATCGTCCTGTACGGCTGGTCCACCGGCGCGTACATGGCGCTGCGCGCCGCCGCCAACTCGGCGCTCCGCCAGCACGTCAGCGGCCTCGTACTGGACTCGCCGGTGCTCGACCGCCGCGCCACACTCCGCGCGCTGGCCGTCGCCCGCGGCACACCGCGCGCGCTGCTGCCGCTGGCCGTACGGGCTGCGGAGGGCCGCGTCGGCCTGCGGTCGGAACGGCAGCCCGGCGAGCAGCCCGGTGAACTCCCTCCGTACCACGGCCAGGAGACGCACACCGGTCCCGAGCGGCCGGCCGTGCCCACCCTCCTCTTCCACGGCCCGGACGACACCATCGCCCCCTGGGCGTACTCCCGCGAACTGGCGAGCCGCCATCCGCACCTGGTCTCCGCGCACACCGTGCCGCACGCCCGGCACGCGGCGATGTGGAACGCCGACCCCGCCGCGTACGAGGAGGCGCTGCGCCGCTTCCTCACCTCCGTCATGTGACGCGACGTCCCTACGGCGTCTGGCGTACGGGCCGCGCAGCCCGTCGCGCACGCGGCCGCGCGCAGGCGGGGGAGCGCGCACACGCACGTGGCGGAGCACCCCGTGACTCCGGTGGTGCCCCGCTCAAGTGCGCCAGCGCGACCCCCGTTTGGGATTTTCGCCTCGCACCATGAAGACTGCTCCTGTGACGTCCCGTACACCGCGAGACACCCGCCTGCGCCTCGTCCCCCGACGGCCCATCGCCGCCGCGCGCCGTAGCGTGACCGCGGCCGCCCGCAGCCGGGCCTGGCCCGCGCACGGATCGTCCGCGCCCAGGCCGCCCGAGGGCACCCCCTCGCCCGCCGCGCTGGCGCGGCACGCCAGGGCCGTGCTCGGCAGCGCCGAGCGCATGGCCCGCTGGGTCGCCGACGAGCCGCCCACCAGCGGCGTGCCCACGCCCGAGGCCTTCGAACGTGCCGCCGCCGAACTCCGCCGCACCCCGGCACAGGTGCGCGGCGACTGGGACCGGGCCCGGCTCGCCGGGCTCGTCGAGGTGCACGGCGACACGGCACGGCCGGGCTGGCGGCTGCGCGCCTGGGAGCGCGACGACAGCGCCGTCCTGCGCGGCTGGGTCGCGCTGTTCGACGCCTGGTCGCTCGCCCGCCCGACTCCCGCCGACGCCGCCGACCCCGTACTGGTCGGGGAGGTCGTCGTCGCCATGCCGCAGCTCCTCTCGCTGCTGCACCTCTCCGCGGGCCCCGTCACGCTCCCCGCGCTGCACGACCTGCTGGCCCAGCGCATCACCGAGCTGCGCAGCGAACGCGAGTCGGGCGTGGACCTGCCCGACACCCCCGACCCGTCGCTGCCCGCCCTGCTCGGCTGGGCCCTCGACGGGCTCGCCTCGGTCGGCGCCCTGACCCGCTGCGACGCCCGCGACCCCGGCGAGGCCCGCGACGCACGCGAGCCCGCTGCCCGTACGACCCCCACCGCCGCGCTCACCCCGCTCGGGAACTGGGCCGTCTGGACCAAGCTGGAACAGATCTGCGTGGCCGCCCAGAGCCCCGCCGGGAACATCGAGCAGTCCGCCGAGGACATGCTGCGCGGCTGCGCCCAGCTCACGCCCGGCCCGTCCCGCGCCGAGTGCCGCGCCTGGCTCGCCGCCCGGCCCACCGGCCCCGCCGTCACCGAACTGCTCGAGGCCGCCCGCGGCGAGGACGCCCTGATCCGCGGGCTCGCCTTCGAGGCGCTGCGGGTCGTCGGCGCCCCGGCCGAACCCGACGTACGGGCGGCGGCCGACGAGCCGACGCTCCGCCCGTACGCGCTGCTCTGGCTGGCCGAACTGGACGGCGCCGACCCGGAGGAGCTGGCCGGCGGCGCGTCCGGCGTGCTCACCCGCGAGGAGGCCACCTGGCTGTGGGTGGACACGGCGGCGGCCGTCACCGACCACGGCGAGGGGCGGCTGCTGGTCGACCACCTCGACACCGCCGTACAGGGCTCCGTACCGGACCTGCTGGACGAGGTACGGGCCGCGGGCCACCCCCGTACGGTGCAGGTCCTGGTGGCGCTCGCCGCCGCGCACCCCGACCCGGCGCTGGCCAAGGCGGTGCGCCGGGCGGCGTTCCAGGTGCACACCGGCGACGTGTGACGCGCGTAGGCGCCGCGCTCCGCCCCGCAGCCGCCGCGCGGCTCCCGGGTGTCAGCCGCCCTGCCCCGGTGCGTACGTGCCGAAGCTCCAGACGTTGCCCTCGGCGTCCCGCGCCATGTAGTCCCGCGAGCCGTACTCCTGGTCCGTGGGCTCCATCAGGATCTCCGCGCCCGCCTCGCGCGCCCGCCGGAAGTGCTCGTCCGCGTCCGCCACGACCACGTAGACGGCGGCCGGTCCCGCGCTCGCCATCGCCGTGTCGAAGACGCCTCCGCTGCCCTTCGAGCCGAGCATCACGGTGCCGTTCCCGTGCGAGAGTTCCGCGTGCAGGACGGTGCCGTCCTCGCCCGCGTACACGACGTCCTCGGTGAAGCCGAAGGCGCTGCAGAGCTGGCGTACCGCCGCCTTCGCGTCGCGGTAGAGCAGTGTCGGGTACACGGTCGGAATCTCAGCCATCTCACTCACCCCTGCCACGAGCCATCTGCCACAGCCCCCGCCACGAGCCACCTGCTACGCAGTCTGGCAGCCGGGCCCGGCGGGCGCCTGGCGGAAATCGACTTGCGCGCCGCCGGTAGACTGATGGGCATGGCTCATCTCCTCGTGCATTAGGCGTTCGTACGTCTTCGCCTGCCCGATCTGTCGTACGTACGCCACTCACCCCTGCCTTGGAGCCCTGACCGTGATCACCGCCTCCAGCCTTGAGCTGCGCGCCGGCGCCCGTGTCCTCATCGAGACCGCCACCTTCCGTGTCGCCCCCGGCGACCGCGTCGGGCTGGTCGGCCGGAACGGCGCCGGCAAGACCACCCTCACCAAGTGCCTCGCCGGCGAGGCGGTGCCCGCCGCCGGGCACGTCGCCCGCAGCGGCGAGGTCGGCTATCTGCCCCAGGACCCGCGGACCGGCGACCTCGACGTGCTCGCCCGCGACCGCATCCTGTCCGCCCGCGGCCTCGACACCGTGATCCGCAAGATGCGGGAGAACGAGGACCGGATGGCCAACGGCCAGGGCGCCACCCGCGAGCGCGCCATGCGCAAGTACGAGCGCCTGGAGGCCGAGTTCCTCACCAAGGGCGGGTACGCCGCCGAGGCGGAGGCCGCCACCATCGCCGCCAGCCTCGGCCTGCCCGACCGGGTGCTCGAGCAGCCGCTGCACACCCTCTCCGGCGGCCAGCGGCGGCGCGTGGAGCTGGCCCGCATCCTGTTCTCGGACGCCGACACCCTGCTGCTGGACGAGCCGACCAACCACCTCGACGCCGACTCCGTCGTCTGGCTGCGGGACTTCCTGCGCACGTACCGCGGCGGCCTCGTCGTGATCTCCCACGACGAGGACCTGGTCGAGACGGTCGTCAACCGCGTCTTCTACCTCGACGCCAACCGGTCCCAGATCGACGTCTACAACATGGGGTGGAAGCAGTACATCGACCAGCGCGAGGCCGACGAGCGGCGGCGCAAGCGCGAGCGCGCCAACGCCGAGAAGAAGGCCGCCTCGCTGAACCAGCAGGCCGACAAGATGCGCGCCAAGGCGACCAAGGCCGTGGCCGCGCAGAACATGGCGCGCCGCGCCGAGAAGCTGCTGTCCGGACTGGAGGCCGAGCGCCGCCAGGACAAGGTGGCCAAGCTGCGCTTCCCCGACCCGGCGCCGTGCGGCAAGACGCCGCTGATGGCGGAGGGGCTGTCCAAGTCGTACGGCTCGCTGGAGATCTTCACGGACGTCAGCCTGGCCATCGACCGCGGCTCCCGCGTCGTGATCCTGGGCCTGAACGGCGCGGGCAAGACGACGCTGCTCCGGCTGCTCGCCGGAATCGAGGAGCCGGACACCGGCAAGGTCGAGCCCGGCCACGGCCTCAAGCTGGGCTACTACGCGCAGGAGCACGAGACGCTGGACCCGGACCGTACGGTGCTGGAGAACATGCGGTCGGCGGCGCCCGACATGGACCTGGTGGCCATCCGGAAGACGCTGGGCTCGTTCCTGTTCTCCGGCGACGACGTGGAGAAGCCCGCCCGGGTGCTGTCCGGCGGCGAGAAGACGCGGCTGGCGCTGGCCACCCTGGTCGTCTCGTCCGCGAACGTGCTGCTCCTCGACGAGCCCACGAACAACCTCGACCCGGCCAGCCGCGAGGAGATCCTCGGCGCGCTGCACACGTTCACCGGCGCGGTCGTGCTGGTCACCCACGACGAGGGCGCGGTCGACGCGCTCGAGCCGGAGCGGATCATTCTGCTGCCGGACGGCGTCGAGGACCTGTGGGGCCAGGACTACGCGGACCTGGTGGCGCTCGCCTGACCCCGCCGGAGCCGCCCGTCGGCGCTTGATCAATCTCTTCTGGATCATTCGGCCGACCGGTGATCCTTCATCTGAGTGAGACCGGCTCGTACCCCGGCGCGGCCACTCTCCGTACGCGTGCCGCTGTGGCAGCCGTACGGGCCGCCGCCGGGCGCGCTCGGCCGTACGCCGCTGACCTGGTGTTTCGCAAGAGGACCGCGGGCGGCCGCAGATTTACGGCCACGCCGGTCACCCTGCGCCGCCGCCTCCCCGGAGCCGCCGGGCGTCCAGTCGAGTTGCACCGACCTTGCCGAATGGGTGGCCAGATGTGGGTGGAGGGGTGATCATGAGAGTCACAGAGCGCACTTCCCATGAGGAGGCACGGGTGGCCGAGACTCTGAAGAAGGGCAGCCGGGTGACCGGCGCTGCGCGCGAGAAGCTCGCGGCAGACCTCAAGAAGAAGTACGACTCCGGTGCGAGCATCCGGGCGCTGGCCGAAGAGACCGGCCGCTCATACGGCTTCGTCCACCGGATGCTCAGCGAATCCGGCGTCGTCCTGCGGGGCCGCGGCGGAGCCACGCGGGGCAAGAAAGCCGCCTCGTCCTGACGGGGCTTCCGGGCGTCCGTGCCGGTGGTTACTCTTCAGTTTACTAACTGCTGAGTAACCACCGGAGGATGCCCGATGACCGAGCCGCTGCTCGACAAGGACGGCGTGCTGCTCGCTGTGGACGGCGCCGTGGCCACGGTCACGCTCGCCAACCCCGCCAAGCGCAATGCCCAGACCCCCGCGATGTGGCGGGCACTGGACGAGGCCGGGCGGATCCTGCCGGGTGACGTACGGGTCGTCGTGCTGCGCGGGGAGGGCACCTCGTTCTCCGCGGGCCTGGACCGGCAGGCGTTCACCCCCGAGGGCTTCGACGGCGAGCCGTCGTTCCTGGCCATGGCGCACGGCTCCGACGCCGAACTCGACGCGCTCATCGCGGAGTACCAGCGCGCGTTCACCTGGTGGCGGCGCCCCGACGTCGTCACCATCGCGGCCGTGCAGGGCCACGCCATCGGTGCCGGGTTCCAGCTCGCGCTCGCCTGCGACCTGCGGGTGTGCGCGGACGACGTGCAGTTCGCGATGCGCGAGACCAGCCTCGGCCTCGTGCCGGACCTCACCGGCACCAAGCCGCTGGTCGGCCTCGTCGGCTACGCACGCGCGCTGGAGATCTGCGCGACCGGCCGGTTCGTCCACGCCGCCGAGGCGGAGCGCACCGGCCTGGCCAACCTCGTCGTCAAGGGCACCGAACTGGACGAGGCCGTCTCCGATCTCACCGCCGCGATCCTCGCCGCCCCGCGCGACGCCGTGATCGAGACCAAGGCGCTGCTCGCGGGCGCCGCCTCCCGTACGGAGGAGGAGCAGCACGCGGCCGAGCGCGAGGCGCAGGGGCGGCGGCTGCGCGACCTCGCGGGGCTGTCCGACTAGCCGGCCGTCTGGCCGGTCCCCTGCCTGGCCGCTCGCCCGTCCGGCCGCCGGCCGTCCGGTTCCGGCGGCCGGTGGCGGTCAGCCCGCGCCGACCGCGGTGACCAGCACGGCGGCCGTCACCGGAGGGCCGCCGGGCCCGGCCGCGGCAGCCTCGGCCGCGGCGCGGGCCGCGCGGGCGACGTCCAGGGCGCGGTGGCCTGCGGCGGTCGCGATCTCCACCTGGACGTGCCGCCCGGCCGGCACGCCGCTCTCGGTGCCGCCGTCGTCGTCGCCGTCGCCGTCCCGGTCGGTGACGCGTACGCCGCCCGGCGCCAGCGCCGGTGCGAGGCCCGCGACCCCCGGCACGGCGGTCACCGCGTCTGCGACGGCGCCGCCGCCCGCCTTGGAGCCCGCCTTGCCGCCCGCGGCGCTCGTGCCCGCGTACTCGCCGCCGGAGCCCGCGTCCCCGCTCTCCGCCGCGTCGTCGTCCAGCAGCGCGCTGACCCGCAGGTCCACCACGCGTACGGCCAGCCCGAGCCGTTCGTCCGCCGCCCGGTCCAGCGCCGTACGCACCCGCTCGGCCAGCCCCGGCAGCGGCTCGTACGCGGCCGCCGCGAACTCCGCCTCCAGCCGCAGCGGCCCGTACGGCAGCGCGCTCGGCGGCGCCGGCACCGCCGGGCGCACGGCGGCGGCCGCGTCGGCGAGCGCCAGCCGGAACGCGCCGGGGCGTACGCCGTGGACACCGGCGGCGGCCCGCCTCAGCACTCCGACGGCCGCATGCTCGGTGATCCACGCCCCGTCGTCCGGGCC includes:
- a CDS encoding cobalamin biosynthesis protein, translated to MRTARAHTYGAVLGYLTDLLLADPRRGHPVAAFGRAAGRVERALWRDHRGAGALHTALCVGGVTAAAAAATALVRGGVRAGVRADGRPDAHPPHACGGWADATDAPAQSSPHAPHSAPHAVLTAAVTWAVLGGTSLAREAAAVGAALEAGDLDEARRRLPRLCGRDPYALDADGLARAVVESVAENTSDAVVGALVWGAVAGVPGMAAFRAANTLDAMVGHKSPAYRRFGWAAARLDDVLGWPGSRLTAALATLAGPDPRGAALAWRTDARAHPSPNAGPVEAAFAGALGVRLGGTLSYGGRIEHRPVLNAPGRTPVPGDIARAVRLSRRVSACALAVTLAARTTPAAGGAASAGGPHRKTGPHQRRGHR
- a CDS encoding class II aldolase/adducin family protein, which encodes MHEEQAEAWQQLVDTARRTVDEGLVVGTSGNVSVRVGDVVLVTPTGVPYHRLGPGDLCAVDLEGRSVAGKLRPTSELPMHLAVYRASDATAVVHTHAVHATAVSALVDELPAVHYMTAALGGPVRVAPYATYGSDELAAQMLRALRGRSGCLLQNHGTITYGAGLDQAYDRTAQLEWMCRVWLTAASVPGRTPSLLSPEELDRVGVKLRGYGQRGD
- a CDS encoding alpha/beta hydrolase, whose product is MRLQTTAAVAATTALGAVAAAAAAGRYAANAALRPARTRRGRPPVPAGFAGPPLTVHSFTHWSPGTAEEAGGDAPEGNPGPGHAGDAGRAGDTGHIALTRSFTAQLPGTYGLSGRGCHAVVGPVLDEPPEDTAADTAVRRLDRITYGDLKPGTRVRLTPLVHVGDPHEALGIDHVEVDIPGESGALPGWFVPGHRDTWVITVHGLGATLDQALNVLPFLHGQQLPVLALSYRGDLGAPSPSNGVGHLGDSEWRDVDAALRYAVRYGADRIVLYGWSTGAYMALRAAANSALRQHVSGLVLDSPVLDRRATLRALAVARGTPRALLPLAVRAAEGRVGLRSERQPGEQPGELPPYHGQETHTGPERPAVPTLLFHGPDDTIAPWAYSRELASRHPHLVSAHTVPHARHAAMWNADPAAYEEALRRFLTSVM
- a CDS encoding VOC family protein — its product is MAEIPTVYPTLLYRDAKAAVRQLCSAFGFTEDVVYAGEDGTVLHAELSHGNGTVMLGSKGSGGVFDTAMASAGPAAVYVVVADADEHFRRAREAGAEILMEPTDQEYGSRDYMARDAEGNVWSFGTYAPGQGG
- a CDS encoding ABC-F family ATP-binding cassette domain-containing protein encodes the protein MITASSLELRAGARVLIETATFRVAPGDRVGLVGRNGAGKTTLTKCLAGEAVPAAGHVARSGEVGYLPQDPRTGDLDVLARDRILSARGLDTVIRKMRENEDRMANGQGATRERAMRKYERLEAEFLTKGGYAAEAEAATIAASLGLPDRVLEQPLHTLSGGQRRRVELARILFSDADTLLLDEPTNHLDADSVVWLRDFLRTYRGGLVVISHDEDLVETVVNRVFYLDANRSQIDVYNMGWKQYIDQREADERRRKRERANAEKKAASLNQQADKMRAKATKAVAAQNMARRAEKLLSGLEAERRQDKVAKLRFPDPAPCGKTPLMAEGLSKSYGSLEIFTDVSLAIDRGSRVVILGLNGAGKTTLLRLLAGIEEPDTGKVEPGHGLKLGYYAQEHETLDPDRTVLENMRSAAPDMDLVAIRKTLGSFLFSGDDVEKPARVLSGGEKTRLALATLVVSSANVLLLDEPTNNLDPASREEILGALHTFTGAVVLVTHDEGAVDALEPERIILLPDGVEDLWGQDYADLVALA
- a CDS encoding helix-turn-helix domain-containing protein, with the protein product MAETLKKGSRVTGAAREKLAADLKKKYDSGASIRALAEETGRSYGFVHRMLSESGVVLRGRGGATRGKKAASS
- a CDS encoding enoyl-CoA hydratase/isomerase family protein; protein product: MTEPLLDKDGVLLAVDGAVATVTLANPAKRNAQTPAMWRALDEAGRILPGDVRVVVLRGEGTSFSAGLDRQAFTPEGFDGEPSFLAMAHGSDAELDALIAEYQRAFTWWRRPDVVTIAAVQGHAIGAGFQLALACDLRVCADDVQFAMRETSLGLVPDLTGTKPLVGLVGYARALEICATGRFVHAAEAERTGLANLVVKGTELDEAVSDLTAAILAAPRDAVIETKALLAGAASRTEEEQHAAEREAQGRRLRDLAGLSD